One segment of Apus apus isolate bApuApu2 chromosome 1, bApuApu2.pri.cur, whole genome shotgun sequence DNA contains the following:
- the GPR18 gene encoding N-arachidonyl glycine receptor, which translates to MPGNQHPEEYRIASLVFYSFVLTVGLLVNATALWVFSCTTKKRTTITVYMMNVALLDIIFIFFLPFRIIYYGKEMWPFGDTFCRIISAFTIFYPAIALWLLTFISVDRFMVIVQPKHVKELKNTKKAVLACTGIWVMTLATTSPLLFLQSDPDKALNFTTCMKMLDIIHLKEVNTLNFSRLIFFFLVPLLIMMGSYLVIIYNFIHGKISKLKPKAKERSIRIIVTLIAQVLICFIPFHVCFAFLMLQDENTTYNPWAAFTTFLMNLSTCLDVILYYIVSKQFQARVISVILYRNYLRSVRRKSFRTGSVRSLNNMNSEMI; encoded by the coding sequence ATGCCTGGAAATCAACACCCTGAAGAATACAGGATTGCGTCGTTGGTCTTTTACAGTTTTGTACTGACAGTGGGATTGTTGGTGAATGCCACTGCACTATGGGTTTTCAGCTGCACTACCAAGAAGAGAACAACTATAACTGTATATATGATGAATGTGGCATTACTTGacataatttttatctttttcttgccttttcgGATAATCTACTATGGGAAAGAAATGTGGCCTTTCGGAGATACATTCTGTCGGATTATCAGTGCCTTCACTATATTTTATCCAGCCATTGCACTCTGGTTGCTCACTTTTATAAGCGTAGACAGATTTATGGTTATTGTCCAGCCCAAACATGtcaaagaactaaaaaataCCAAGAAAGCTGTGCTAGCTTGCACTGGAATCTGGGTAATGACCCTCGCAACAACATCCCCATTGCTGTTTCTACAGTCTGATCCAGACAAAGCCTTGAATTTCACCACCTGCATGAAAATGCTTGATATCATCCATTTAAAGGAAGTAAACACATTGAACTTTTCTcgcttgatttttttctttttggttccCTTGCTCATCATGATGGGGTCTTACCTAGtcattatttataattttatccATGGCAAGATTTCCAAACTGAAGCCTAAGGCCAAGGAGAGATCCATAAGAATTATAGTAACACTGATTGCTCAAGTACTCATCTGCTTTATACCCTTCCATGTTTGCTTTGCCTTCCTGATGCTGCAGGATGAAAATACAACTTACaatccctgggcagccttcaCCACCTTTCTCATGAATCTCAGTACATGCTTGGATGTTATACTGTACTATATTGTTTCTAAACAATTTCAGGCAAGAGTCATCAGCGTAATCCTTTATCGCAATTACCTTCGAAGCGTGCGCAGGAAAAGCTTTCGAACTGGAAGTGTAAGATCACTTAATAATATGAACAGTGAAATGatataa